The Nostoc sp. 'Lobaria pulmonaria (5183) cyanobiont' genome window below encodes:
- a CDS encoding WD40 repeat domain-containing protein, translating into MRSKQITWKSSAAFAISTLTILVGSSSCANLLSSFRNASVATISVATTQPLRSVQGDSTWVYALAISPDGRFLASGSYDKKIKIWDLPSNTLLYTLEGHGDAVVSLAISPDSKLLASGSWDNRIKLWNLETGQLLRTLDGHTDDVEAVAISPNGKWLASGSADTTIRIWNVQTGVQVHQLSDGKWVRTVAFSPDGQTLASGNESGTLKIWRLMDGAVLKTLNAHSQAVRSVTFSPDGRTLASGSADRTVKLWQMPTGKLLHSLNGHSGVVWSVAFSPDGKRLASGSNDSTIKLWGLPKGKLLENLIGHERGVRSVVFRPHGNMIASSSADKTIKLWSLPKE; encoded by the coding sequence ATGAGATCGAAACAAATTACCTGGAAATCTTCAGCAGCATTCGCAATCAGCACCCTAACGATCTTGGTTGGTAGTAGCAGTTGTGCTAACCTATTGTCTTCCTTCCGAAACGCTAGTGTTGCTACTATCTCTGTTGCAACCACTCAACCTTTACGTTCTGTCCAAGGAGATTCAACTTGGGTTTACGCTCTTGCAATCAGCCCTGATGGACGCTTCCTCGCCAGTGGCAGTTACGATAAAAAAATCAAAATTTGGGATCTGCCTAGTAACACCTTACTCTATACTTTAGAAGGACACGGCGATGCAGTGGTAAGCCTTGCTATCAGTCCAGATAGCAAGCTGCTCGCTAGTGGCAGTTGGGATAACCGTATTAAACTCTGGAATTTAGAGACGGGGCAACTGCTTCGTACTCTAGATGGCCATACAGATGATGTAGAAGCCGTTGCCATCAGCCCCAACGGAAAGTGGTTAGCCAGTGGTAGTGCTGACACAACCATCCGCATCTGGAACGTGCAGACTGGCGTACAAGTTCATCAGTTATCGGATGGAAAGTGGGTAAGAACTGTTGCTTTTAGTCCGGATGGGCAGACCTTAGCTAGTGGCAATGAGAGTGGGACACTCAAAATTTGGCGGCTCATGGATGGTGCTGTTCTAAAAACCCTGAATGCTCATTCACAAGCCGTGCGCTCAGTGACTTTTAGCCCTGATGGACGGACTTTAGCGAGTGGCAGTGCTGATAGGACAGTCAAACTCTGGCAAATGCCCACTGGTAAATTGTTGCACTCCCTAAATGGACATTCAGGAGTTGTGTGGTCAGTGGCTTTCAGTCCCGATGGCAAGAGATTAGCTAGTGGTAGCAATGATAGCACTATCAAGTTATGGGGATTGCCTAAAGGCAAACTCTTGGAGAATTTGATCGGGCATGAGCGAGGCGTGCGGTCAGTAGTTTTCAGACCGCATGGAAACATGATAGCCAGCAGCAGTGCCGACAAAACCATCAAACTCTGGTCTCTTCCTAAAGAGTGA
- a CDS encoding peroxidase family protein — MSGFGHGSVGTREQAFTHLLSLRAKSYPTHELLKLANSIKSELDTVKDGPDPEENLLLPAGYTYFGQFIDHDLTFDNTSSLNPVDIGSQDRLPSNLRTPRFDLDSLYGDGPDAQPFMYAEDGASLLYKNGTENQVQPTVSNTKLVEDFKNQADQDLLRSPNGRAIVGDKRNDENSIISQIQLSFVKYHNAVVAKLKQNNRRLQDDQKLTGTALFEAARNEVRWVYQKIVIEDFLPRIVNADVLEGLKDKTRDQRAQNYALYTEDKRENLPREFVVAAYRFGHSGVRFGYRLNKDKRFSIFPDSESCNPDNDSLLGFEPLPSHHVIDNWARFFPFTDPGVLPNEPRDEPADKTERPEVRLQLAYKIDSNLVDPLGVLPSPVLPTSQNVGGVIKEVKDAISPDTLPDTKVVPPRPSLALLNLLRGNNYRVQGGQQIVKALQNKGFTQAIPLTSDQLSVRQPAGENSAGDALFKFEPIAESLQNDTPLWFYILAEGQAPLVDRFGVGKSFSEVDLLNGVGAKTQLGWVGGRIVAEVFYGLLDSDRESYINKAPKDWQPILGGNQTVIFANLLKFAGQNIEPPPTSTSTHKNSGFC; from the coding sequence ATGAGTGGATTTGGTCACGGTTCCGTCGGCACACGAGAACAAGCATTTACACATTTACTGTCTTTAAGAGCAAAAAGCTATCCGACCCATGAACTACTAAAACTTGCCAACAGCATAAAGTCAGAGCTTGATACCGTGAAAGATGGTCCTGATCCTGAAGAAAATTTGCTGTTACCAGCAGGTTATACATACTTTGGTCAATTCATCGATCACGATCTAACCTTTGATAACACATCATCTTTAAACCCAGTAGATATTGGTTCTCAAGATCGTTTGCCAAGTAATTTACGAACTCCACGCTTTGATTTGGATTCCTTATACGGTGACGGTCCTGATGCTCAACCTTTTATGTACGCTGAGGATGGAGCTAGTCTTTTATATAAAAATGGTACTGAAAATCAGGTTCAACCTACCGTCAGTAATACAAAGCTAGTTGAAGACTTTAAAAATCAGGCAGATCAAGATTTACTGCGTAGCCCCAATGGTCGCGCGATTGTTGGTGACAAACGTAATGATGAAAACTCGATCATCAGTCAAATTCAATTGTCTTTTGTCAAGTATCATAATGCAGTAGTAGCAAAGCTCAAACAAAATAATCGGAGACTGCAAGACGATCAGAAACTGACGGGTACTGCTTTGTTTGAAGCAGCACGAAACGAAGTACGCTGGGTTTATCAAAAGATAGTGATAGAAGACTTTTTGCCGCGCATTGTTAACGCAGATGTTCTAGAAGGTCTAAAAGACAAAACTCGTGACCAGCGCGCCCAAAACTATGCTCTTTACACAGAAGACAAACGCGAGAATTTACCCCGCGAATTTGTAGTAGCAGCTTACCGCTTTGGACATTCTGGAGTACGTTTTGGTTATCGCCTCAACAAAGATAAAAGATTTAGCATTTTCCCGGATAGTGAAAGTTGCAACCCAGACAATGACAGTTTATTAGGATTCGAGCCACTACCGAGTCATCATGTCATTGATAATTGGGCGCGCTTTTTCCCGTTTACAGACCCAGGAGTGTTGCCTAATGAACCTCGTGACGAGCCTGCTGATAAAACAGAAAGACCAGAAGTACGCTTACAACTAGCTTACAAAATTGATTCCAACTTGGTTGACCCACTTGGCGTTTTACCGTCTCCTGTATTGCCAACCAGCCAGAATGTTGGGGGGGTTATTAAAGAAGTTAAAGATGCGATCAGCCCTGACACCTTACCAGACACGAAAGTAGTACCACCACGTCCATCCCTAGCACTGCTTAATTTATTGCGAGGCAACAACTACAGAGTACAAGGTGGGCAACAGATTGTCAAAGCTTTACAGAACAAAGGTTTTACTCAGGCTATTCCTCTCACATCAGATCAACTCAGTGTGAGACAACCAGCGGGTGAAAATTCGGCAGGCGATGCACTGTTCAAGTTTGAGCCAATTGCTGAGAGTCTGCAAAACGACACCCCACTCTGGTTTTACATCTTAGCTGAGGGTCAAGCTCCTTTAGTAGATCGCTTTGGTGTGGGAAAAAGTTTTTCCGAAGTAGACTTACTAAATGGTGTTGGTGCTAAAACTCAGCTAGGTTGGGTAGGTGGTCGGATTGTAGCCGAGGTATTTTATGGACTTTTAGATTCCGATCGGGAATCTTATATTAATAAAGCACCTAAAGATTGGCAGCCAATTTTAGGTGGCAATCAGACAGTTATCTTTGCTAACCTACTCAAATTTGCTGGCCAAAATATCGAACCACCTCCAACCAGCACAAGCACCCACAAAAACTCAGGTTTTTGCTGA
- a CDS encoding ferric reductase-like transmembrane domain-containing protein: protein MAAIDTAPLENSLGFIALGAYILTLMPTNLRIIFPQTKQANLPKWLLKYRRIIGILAFCLALLHGFLLVKKRDLDFLDPNTYWIYIQGVSTFIIFTLLAITSNDWSVKRLKKNWKRLHTLTYLAMFLLTWHVWDKMLDHWSYLTPIGLVGIVTTTLLFLMRRWLEYRNKQQKAKGKAFSSQIPEKITL, encoded by the coding sequence ATGGCAGCAATCGATACAGCACCGTTAGAAAACAGCTTGGGATTTATAGCTTTAGGAGCTTATATTCTCACCTTAATGCCCACGAATCTCAGAATTATTTTTCCTCAAACTAAACAAGCGAACCTTCCCAAATGGCTGTTGAAATATCGACGAATTATCGGTATTCTGGCTTTCTGCTTGGCTTTGCTTCACGGTTTCCTCTTAGTGAAAAAGAGAGACCTTGATTTTTTAGATCCCAATACCTATTGGATTTATATCCAAGGTGTATCTACCTTTATAATTTTTACCCTATTGGCAATTACTTCTAATGACTGGAGTGTCAAAAGACTGAAAAAAAATTGGAAGCGATTACATACCCTGACTTACTTAGCTATGTTCCTGCTCACTTGGCACGTTTGGGACAAAATGTTAGATCATTGGAGCTATTTAACCCCGATTGGGCTAGTAGGGATTGTCACGACAACTCTTTTATTTCTGATGCGACGCTGGCTTGAATATCGGAATAAACAACAAAAAGCCAAAGGAAAAGCGTTCTCATCTCAAATTCCAGAAAAAATTACTCTATAG